The Methanobacterium bryantii DNA segment TCCATCTTAATTCAGCATGTTTAATCGATACGTTTATATATACATTTCGTAGATTAATGATCATCAGTGATAAAAATGGATGAATACACAACGTTTCTTGAAAAAGCTAAAAAACTGCATGGAGGAGTCTGTGCAGGTGTAGTCATGGGGATTAGAATGAGTATGGCTGCAATGAGAGAACTCGGCATGGATCCTGCAAAACAGAATAAGGATCTTATAGTATACGTTGAAGTAGACCGCTGTATGACAGACGGCGTGCAGGCCGTAACGGGATGCACCCTCGGACATAGAAATTTGAAATACAACGACCATGGTAAATTTGTAGCGACCTTTATCAACATGAGTAGTGGAAAAGCCATCAGGGCCTCAGCCAAAGATGACACATGTAAATCAAGTCATGGTTTCTGGAAATGGGCTGAAAACCTTTTTAAAGGAAATGGCAAGTGCGAACCA contains these protein-coding regions:
- a CDS encoding FmdE family protein, which encodes MDEYTTFLEKAKKLHGGVCAGVVMGIRMSMAAMRELGMDPAKQNKDLIVYVEVDRCMTDGVQAVTGCTLGHRNLKYNDHGKFVATFINMSSGKAIRASAKDDTCKSSHGFWKWAENLFKGNGKCEPSPTPEDMEEGVEIVSGLPEEELLVLEEIQFEVPENDIPGFPKHIATCEICNEHVMDGKELLLGGKIICRSCACKENLLKELFEL